In Puntigrus tetrazona isolate hp1 chromosome 24, ASM1883169v1, whole genome shotgun sequence, a genomic segment contains:
- the si:ch73-173p19.2 gene encoding V-type proton ATPase 116 kDa subunit a1 — translation MSSLFRSEEMCLVQLFFQTESAHNCINELGRLGLVQFKDLNPGVTAFQRRFVKEVKKCEEMERILRYLQKEMVKSNIGIVATKKKEMVPCARDVLELESTFEKLEQELREINRNHATLRQNLIELTDIDSLLRMTEDFFEEAESLLTCSELPSEDSVSMTVSSHITSRRNSNSSTSGALHLSFIAGVIKQERFPAFEKVLWRLFHGNFVLRHAEIQATEELQAVRGAVKKDVFIIFVQGEHVREKIRKVCEGFRASLYSCPKTLFERKQMSNNVMSQMEDLRMILRRTEEYRAGVLTRAAEHVQEWAGKVKKMKAIYYTLNLCNIDITQKLIVAEIWCPVSDLALVQNALIKGSEQSGSSVTPVLNRIQTQQTPPTFNRTNTFTEGFQAIIDAYGVGTYQEINPAPYTIVTFPFLFAVMFGDCGHGLLMTLFAVWLISQAESLRKLKNELTDVVVGGRYIVLLMGMFSIYTGLIYNDCFSKSFNIFGSSWRVRPMFQPHGPWRNETLREHHHLQLNPFVAGVYSGNPYVFGIDPIWNIASNKLSFLNSFKMKMSVMLGVSHMLFGLTLSLVNFAHFRKFQDVVLQFVPQLIFMLSLFGYLIFLILYKWCITLRSESAPSILLLFINMMLFDYQSEYKLLYAGQKGVQIFLVVTAMLMVPVLLLVKPFLIYRTRMKTRRQVFGNNLNDQHETDTRSSISQHQKDEMTSMGDVFVYQAIHTIEFCLGCISNTASYLRLWALSLAHAELSEVLWRMVLQVGLKISSGTGSLVLVLLFAAFSVLTVAILLVMEGLSAFLHALRLHWVEFQNKFYEGSGYKFTPLSFDNLLKTQQ, via the exons ATGAGTTCTTTATTTCGTAGCGAGGAGATGTGTCTCGTGCAGCTGTTTTTTCAAACTGAATCGGCTCACAATTGCATCAATGAACTCGGGCGTCTTGGATTAGTTCAGTTTAAAGAT cTGAATCCCGGTGTGACGGCATTTCAAAGGCGATTTGTGAAGGAAGTGAAGAAATGTGAAGAAATGGAGAGAATTCTGA GGTATCTTCAGAAGGAGATGGTGAAATCTAACATTGGTATTGTTGCAACAAAGAAGAAGGAGATGGTTCCCTGTGCCAGAGATGTTCTGGAGCTTGAG TCCACATTTGAGAAGTTGGAGCAGGAGCTGCGAGAAATCAACCGAAACCATGCCACGCTCAGACAGAACCTCATCGAGCTGACGGACATCGACTCTCTCCTGAGGATGACCGAAGATTTCTTCGAAGAG GCCGAGTCGCTGCTAACCTGCTCAGAGCTTCCCTCTGAAGACTCGGTGTCTATGACTGTCTCGTCACACATAACCAGCCGTAGAAACAGCAACTCCAGCACCTCTGGAGCTCTCCATCTGAG CTTTATTGCAGGTGTAATCAAACAAGAAAGGTTTCCGGCTTTTGAAAAGGTTCTTTGGCGCCTTTTTCATGGAAATTTTGTTCTTCGGCATGCAGAAATACAGGCCACCGAGGAGCTCCAAGCCGTG agGGGAGCTGTGAAGAAGGATGTGTTCATTATATTTGTCCAGGGAGAACATGTGCGAGAAAAGATCAGAAAAGTGTGTGAAGG GTTTCGTGCCAGCTTGTACTCGTGCCCCAAAACTCTTTTCGAGCGCAAACAAATGAGCAACAACGTAATGTCACAAATGGAAGATCTTCGAATG ATCTTGAGAAGAACCGAAGAGTATCGCGCCGGGGTCTTGACCCGAGCGGCGGAGCATGTCCAGGAGTGGGCCGGTAAAGTGAAGAAGATGAAGGCCATCTACTACACCCTCAACCTCTGCAACATAGACATCACACAGAAGCTGATCGTGGCAGAGATCTGGTGTCCTGTGTCAGATCTCGCTTTAGTTCAGAACGCCCTGATTAAGGGATCT GAGCAGAGTGGTTCCAGTGTGACTCCAGTACTGAATCGCATCCAAACCCAGCAAACTCCACCCACCTTCAACAGAACCAACACATTTACCGAGGGATTCCAGGCTATTATTGACGCCTATGGGGTCGGTACCTATCAGGAAATCAATCCAG cTCCATACACTATAGTAACCTTCCCCTTCCTGTTCGCGGTGATGTTTGGAGATTGCGGTCATGGGCTGCTGATGACGCTGTTTGCAGTCTGGCTCATTTCACAGGCCGAATCGCTACGAAAGCTGAAAAACGAG CTCACAGACGTGGTCGTCGGAGGACGTTATATTGTCCTGCTCATGGGAATGTTCTCCATATACACTGGCCTGATTTACAACGACTGCTTCTCCAAGTCCTTCAACATCTTCGGCTCTTCCTGGCGCGTTCGGCCCATGTTTCAGCCCCACGGCCCTTGGCG AAACGAAACGCTGCGTGAGCATCATCATCTCCAGCTGAACCCGTTCGTGGCAGGAGTTTATTCCGGGAACCCGTACGTGTTTGGAATCGACCCG atATGGAATATAGCATCAAACAAGCTGTCCTTTCTAAACTCCTTCAAGATGAAGATGTCGGTCATGCTGGGAGTCAGTCATATGCTTTTTGGACTCACCCTGAGTTTGGTCAACTTTGC ACATTTCCGAAAGTTCCAGGACGTTGTCCTTCAGTTTGTTCCGCAGCTGATCTTCATGCTATCTCTCTTCGGATACCTGATCTTCCTCATCCTCTATAAATGGTGCATCACTCTACGTTCTGAATCGGCTCCCAGCATTCTCCTGCTCTTCATCAACATGATGCTGTTTGATTACCAGTCTGAGTACAAGCTGCTTTACGCAGGACAG AAAGGGGTTCAGATCTTCTTGGTTGTGACGGCTATGCTCATGGTTCCTGTGCTTCTTCTGGTCAAGCCCTTCCTCATCTACAGGACCCGCATGAAAACCAGACGCCAG GTGTTTGGAAACAATCTGAACGATCAGCATGAAACAGACACGCGCTCCTCCATCTCACAGCATCAGAAAGATGAGATG ACGAGTATGGGAGATGTCTTTGTGTATCAAGCCATCCACACGATCGAGTTCTGCCTGGGCTGCATCTCCAACACGGCCTCGTATCTTCGGCTCTGGGCGCTCAGTCTGGCTCACGCAG AGCTGTCGGAGGTGCTTTGGAGGATGGTTCTTCAGGTGGGTCTGAAGATCTCCTCTGGTACGGGTTCACTCGTGCTCGTGTTGCTGTTTGCTGCTTTTTCCGTTCTCACCGTGGCTATTCTTCTGGTTATGGAGGGCCTGTCTGCGTTTCTGCACGCTTTGCGACTACACTG ggTTGAATTTCAGAACAAGTTTTATGAGGGATCCGGCTACAAGTTCACACCCTTGTCCTTCGACAACCTGTTAAAAACACAGCAGTAA
- the rmc1 gene encoding LOW QUALITY PROTEIN: regulator of MON1-CCZ1 complex (The sequence of the model RefSeq protein was modified relative to this genomic sequence to represent the inferred CDS: substituted 1 base at 1 genomic stop codon), which produces MSDEYYLELSENPVQFENASSVNNVFFDEANKQVFAVRSGGATGVVVKGPDDKSSVAFRMDDKGEVKCIKFSLGNKILAVQRTTKSVDFMNFIPDYPHLEFSHECKTKNASILGFCWTNWNEIVFVTDQGIEFYQVLPDKRTLKLLKSQSINVNWYMYCPETAVLLLSTTVQGNVLQPFAFKTATMSKMSKFEIELPAVPKPAKLSLSERDIAVATIYDQLYVMYLKHHSRTTNSPGAEVVLYHLPREGTCRKTHVLKLNTTGKFALNVVDNLVVVHHQSSQTSLIYDIKLRELDGALNVHQPVLPARSINPYKILHSGPAAAPSQAPVPCELYSSSWSVFQPDIIISASEGYLWYLQVKLQPTLNLLQDKGKLMDFLLRRRDCKMVILSVCSQMLTGGDKGNLSVVATVFDKLNQVYKEYLDAEQAYTAAMESGPRVIFRCSTSKDYKRQGQRRTTIGGDRSVRHVPSFXHWLVHFSVEFRLALSDFTEKKGVKHKFIIAVLMEYIRSLNQFQIPVQHYLYELVIKTLVQHNLFYMLHQFLQYHVLSDSKPLACLLLSLESTYPPAHQLSLDMLKRLSTANDEIVEVLLSKQQVLGALRFIRSVGAHDNVSARKFLDAARQTNDTMLFYTIFRFFEQRNTRLRGNPGFNQGEHCEEHVAYFKQVFGDNALMKQAAA; this is translated from the exons ATGAGTGACGAATATTATCTAGAGCTCAGTGAAAACCCCGTGCAGTTTGAGAACGCATCCAGCGTCAACAATGTGTTTTTCGACGAGGCAAACAAACAG gtGTTTGCGGTACGGTCCGGCGGGGCCACAGGTGTTGTGGTTAAAGGGCCCGATGACAAGAGCTCAGTGGCTTTCAG AATGGATGACAAAGGAGAGGTGAAGTGTATCAAATTCTCATTGGGGAACAAAATCTTAGCTGTGCAgcgcaccacaaaatctgtt gatttcaTGAACTTCATTCCTGACTATCCACACTTGGAATTTTCCCATGAGTGCAAG ACAAAGAATGCCAGTATTCTCGGATTTTGTTGGACCAACTGGAACGAGATTGTGTTTGTTACTGATCAGGGAATAGAATTTTATCAG gTGCTGCCTGATAAACGAACCCTGAAGCTCTTAAAGAGCCAGAGCATCAATGTGAACTGGTACATGTATTGCCCGGAGACGGCCGTTCTTCTCCTTTCCACCACTGTTCAGGGCAATGTGCTGCAGCCTTTCGCTTTCAAG ACTGCCACCATGTCGAAGATGTCCAAGTTTGAGATCGAACTGCCAGCGGTTCCCAAACCGGCCAAACTCAGCCTTTCTGAACGTGACATCGCCGTGGCTACGAT TTACGATCAGCTCTATGTGATGTATCTGAAGCATCACTCCAGAACCACCAACAGTCCTGGAGCCGAGGTGGTCCTCTACCATCTTCCTAG AGAAGGCACTTGTAGGAAGACCCATGTGCTCAAACTAAACACCACGGGCAAGTTTGCTCTAAACGTGGTGGATAATTTAGTTGTGGTGCACCATCAGAGCTCACAG ACTTCACTAATTTATGATATAAAACTGAGGGAATTAGATGGTGCATTAAATGTGCATCAGCCTGTGCTTCCTGCTCGATCCATCAATCCCTACAAGATCCTGCATTCAG GACCTGCAGCCGCTCCAAGCCAGGCCCCGGTGCCCTGCGAACTTT ACTCGTCTTCCTGGAGTGTTTTTCAGCCGGATATCATCATCAGTGCCAGTGAAG GATATTTGTGGTACCTCCAGGTGAAGCTCCAGCCTACGCTGAATCTCCTGCAGGATAAAGGCAAACTCATGGACTTCCTGTTACGGAGACGAGACTGCAAAATGGTCATCCTGTCTGTATGCTCGCAAA TGCTTACAGGAGGAGATAAAGGGAACCTGTCCGTGGTGGCCACGGTGTTTGATAAACTCAACCAAGTGTACAAAGAGTACCTGGATGCAGAGCAGGCGTATACTGCG GCTATGGAATCAGGACCCAGGGTTATTTTTCGCTGCAGCACTTCCAAAGATTATAAAAGGCAGGGTCAAAGAAGGACTACAATAGGCGGTGATAGATCAGTCAGACATGTACCAAGCTtttgacactggctagtacatttctctgtAGAATTTCGTCTTGCATTGTCTGACTTCACTGAGAAGAAG GGAGTGAAGCATAAGTTCATCATTGCAGTTCTCATGGAGTACATTCGCTCTCTCAACCAGTTTCAGATTCCCGTTCAG cattatttgtATGAGCTAGTCATCAAAACTCTGGTCCAGCACAACCTCTTCTACATGCTCCACCAGTTTCTTCAGTATCACGTCCTGAGCGACTCCAAACCGCTG GCCTGTCTGCTGCTGTCTCTGGAGAGCACTTATCCACCTGCTCACCAGCTCTCTCTGGACATGCTGAAG aggCTCTCCACCGCCAATGATGAGATCGTGGAGGTTCTTCTGTCTAAGCAGCAGGTTCTGGGCGCTCTGCGTTTCATAAGAAGCGTCGGGGCCCACGATAACGTCTCCGCCCGGAAGTTTCTGGACGCCGCGAGGCAAACAAACGACACCATGCTGTTCTACACCATCTTCCGCTTCTTCGAGCAGAGGAACACGCGGCTGCGCGGTAATCCAGGTTTCAACCAAG GAGAGCACTGTGAGGAGCACGTGGCCTACTTTAAGCAAGTGTTTGGAGACAACGCTTTGATGAAACAAGCCGCGGCATGA